The Dehalococcoidia bacterium genome window below encodes:
- a CDS encoding transcription elongation factor GreA: MSKKAEVKSIIEETENISEVNSLSDAFQFYVKTSSRKLNNTAQQEIGRMVRWLGPDRTVETITPSEIGVYSDEFAKRSSTDTSPQKVAHIKKFLTFLRSSELTNSNLASHLRMKKSNVGKITKRLEDSKVQQINLTEAGYKDYEKQLKDFKSERPQLAEEVRRAAADGDIRENAPLDAAREKIEMVNSKIFEIESILKIANIIDSTSGGDRIVIGSKVSVKNHSNNNNYDYQLVEANEANPLLGKISSVSPVGSAILGRRMGDEVTVSTPGGEQIYTIDSIN; encoded by the coding sequence TTGTCTAAGAAAGCTGAAGTTAAGTCAATTATAGAGGAAACTGAAAACATTTCTGAAGTAAATAGCCTGTCTGATGCTTTTCAGTTCTATGTGAAAACATCCTCAAGAAAATTAAATAATACAGCACAGCAAGAAATTGGAAGAATGGTTAGGTGGCTGGGTCCTGATAGGACTGTTGAAACTATCACTCCCTCAGAAATTGGAGTTTACTCAGATGAGTTTGCTAAAAGATCTAGTACAGATACTAGCCCCCAAAAAGTAGCTCATATCAAAAAATTTCTAACTTTTCTAAGATCATCTGAATTGACTAACTCTAACTTAGCCTCTCATCTTAGAATGAAAAAATCTAATGTAGGCAAAATAACAAAAAGGCTTGAAGATAGCAAGGTGCAACAAATAAATCTAACAGAAGCTGGCTATAAGGACTATGAAAAACAACTAAAAGATTTTAAGTCCGAGAGACCTCAATTAGCTGAAGAAGTTAGAAGAGCTGCTGCAGATGGTGATATTAGAGAAAATGCACCTCTAGATGCAGCAAGGGAAAAGATTGAAATGGTCAACTCTAAAATTTTTGAGATTGAATCAATTCTTAAGATAGCAAATATAATTGATAGTACTTCAGGTGGAGATAGAATCGTAATAGGATCTAAAGTTTCTGTTAAGAATCATAGTAATAATAACAATTACGATTATCAATTAGTAGAAGCAAATGAAGCAAACCCACTTCTAGGTAAAATATCAAGTGTTTCACCAGTTGGTTCTGCCATACTTGGCAGAAGGATGGGTGATGAAGTTACTGTTTCTACACCTGGTGGAGAACAAATATATACCATTGATTCCATTAATTAA